In Carya illinoinensis cultivar Pawnee chromosome 10, C.illinoinensisPawnee_v1, whole genome shotgun sequence, one DNA window encodes the following:
- the LOC122278238 gene encoding BEL1-like homeodomain protein 1 — protein MATYFHGNPEIQAADGLQTLVLMNPAGYVQYSEAPPQAQSTANNFVFLNSVAAAAAANSLNLPQAQQQPHTQQFVGIPLPTMASAASQDPDSQSMNAHHEISALHGFIPRVQYNLWNSLDPNAAARETPRAQQGLSLSLSSQQPGYGSFRADREVPSQAQAPAISGEDMRISGGSSSSASGVTNGVSGMRLLSSKYLKAAQELLDEVVNVGNGMKSEILRKANGRAKVMGESSAAESGDGSVGGEASGKRAAELSTAERQEIQMKKAKLLNMLDEVDQRYRQYHNQMQIVISTFEQAAGIGSARTYTALALQTISKQFRCLKDSITGQIRAANKSLGEEDSPGGKIEGSRLKYVDHQLRQQRALQQLGMIQHNAWRPQRGLPERSVSVLRAWLFDHFLHPYPKDSDKHLLAKQTGLTRGQVSNWFINARVRLWKPMVEEMYLEELKDQEQNGSEEKISKSNEDSASKSSAPQEKSPATENRTKSFNSKRENSTNQNAAPAFSVSKASTSPVGGNVRNQSGFTLIGPSEWEGITQGSPKKQRSNEMLHSPSSVPSINVDVKPNEANNEQVSMKFSDERQSRDGYSFMGGQTNFIGGFGQYPIGEIGRYDTEQFAPRFSGNGVSLTLGLPHCENLSLSATHHSFLPNQNIQLGRRVVSEPNDFGAIDNSNPHSSAAYESINIQNPKRFAAQLLPDFVA, from the exons ATGGCGACGTACTTTCATGGCAATCCAGAAATCCAAGCAGCCGACGGGTTACAAACTCTCGTGCTCATGAACCCAGCTGGCTACGTCCAATACTCCGAAGCGCCACCACAGGCACAATCCACCGCCAACAACTTCGTCTTTCTAAATTCTGTCGCTGCGGCTGCAGCTGCCAACTCCTTAAACCTCCCTCAGGCGCAGCAGCAACCCCACACCCAGCAGTTCGTCGGCATCCCGCTTCCCACTATGGCTTCCGCCGCGTCTCAGGATCCTGATTCTCAATCCATGAACGCCCACCACGAGATATCCGCCTTGCATGGCTTCATCCCTCGTGTTCAGTATAATTTATGGAACTCCCTTGACCCCAACGCAGCGGCGCGTGAGACTCCACGCGCACAGCAGGGGCTGTCCTTGAGCCTCTCTTCACAGCAACCTGGGTACGGGTCGTTCCGGGCCGACCGTGAAGTTCCATCACAGGCTCAAGCTCCGGCTATATCGGGAGAAGATATGCGAATTTCGGGCGGGTCATCTTCTTCGGCTTCGGGGGTGACTAATGGGGTTTCGGGCATGCGTCTGCTGAGCTCTAAGTACTTGAAGGCTGCTCAAGAACTTCTAGACGAGGTTGTGAATGTCGGTAACGGAATGAAGAGTGAGATATTAAGGAAAGCTAATGGGCGAGCTAAGGTGATGGGAGAATCATCGGCTGCCGAGAGCGGTGACGGCTCTGTCGGCGGTGAAGCAAGCGGAAAGCGTGCTGCTGAGCTATCGACGGCCGAGAGGCAGGAAATTCAGATGAAGAAGGCAAAGCTGCTGAATATGCTTGATGAG GTGGATCAAAGGTACAGACAATACCACAACCAGATGCAGATTGTGATTTCCACGTTCGAACAAGCGGCCGGAATAGGGTCAGCAAGAACATACACAGCCCTTGCATTACAAACAATCTCAAAGCAGTTCCGGTGTTTGAAGGATTCAATAACGGGCCAAATTCGAGCTGCGAACAAGAGCCTAGGCGAAGAAGATAGCCCAGGCGGCAAGATTGAAGGTTCAAGACTCAAGTACGTTGACCATCAGCTGCGACAACAACGAGCTCTTCAACAGTTGGGAATGATCCAGCACAATGCTTGGAGACCGCAGAGAGGATTGCCTGAAAGATCAGTTTCTGTTCTTCGTGCTTGGCTTTTCGACCACTTTCTCCACCC ATATCCGAAGGATTCAGACAAGCACTTGCTTGCTAAGCAGACAGGGCTTACTAGGGGCCAG GTGTCTAATTGGTTCATCAATGCTCGAGTTCGGCTTTGGAAGCCAATGGTGGAAGAGATGTATTTGGAGGAACTCAAGGACCAAGAGCAGAATGGATCAGAGGAAAAAATCAGCAAGAGCAATGAAGACTCGGCATCAAAGTCCAGTGCTCCGCAGGAGAAAAGTCCTGCTACTGAAAATCGCACCAAAAGTTTCAATTCGAAACGAGAGAATTCTACAAACCAGAACGCTGCTCCTGCTTTTTCAGTCTCCAAAGCTTCAACATCTCCGGTTGGAGGAAATGTTAGGAACCAATCTGGATTCACTCTCATTGGGCCCTCAGAATGGGAAGGGATTACACAAGGAAGTCCGAAGAAACAGAGGAGCAATGAGATGCTGCATTCTCCAAGCAGTGTTCCATCAATAAACGTGGATGTCAAGCCTAATGAGGCAAACAACGAGCAAGTTTCTATGAAATTCAGTGATGAGAGGCAGAGCAGAGATGGCTACTCATTCATGGGAGGCCAAACGAACTTCATTGGAGGTTTTGGGCAATACCCAATAGGTGAAATTGGAAGGTATGATACTGAACAGTTTGCACCAAGGTTTTCAGGCAATGGTGTTTCTCTCACACTCGGTCTCCCTCACTGTGAAAACCTTTCCTTGTCCGCCACCCACCATTCATTTCTCCCTAACCAGAACATTCAATTGGGAAGAAGGGTAGTCAGCGAACCAAACGACTTTGGTGCCATAGACAACTCCAACCCTCACTCTTCAGCTGCATATGAAAGCATCAACATTCAGAACCCAAAGAGGTTTGCTGCGCAATTGTTGCCCGACTTTGTGGCCTGA
- the LOC122278240 gene encoding BTB/POZ domain-containing protein At3g05675: protein MDSPGNETGVPSKIGDRSTSDVVVRLRTQDGRDDWMYCHSHLLIEKSKYFADRLSENWPTCQILDSRNCVEVYCHESDFDYYVNVLRLLYVGVDGLDVDEIWHGVRNALGILQVAVELGCPQIVTACVKYLEAVPWEEAEEEEILKIIPRMGLQAEPILARLQPVNPSAIMGIFFSVIRFVTSSPPPAMSDLKTSAQEQLEYMLTEDDDAPLLTADDGIKFEVKECVKNLFSRFNNLLETLLCEPVESVCEAGIMQSFQSHLSDLSWAGQILNKLEIMREFVHNWVDASDKIVKVVEQASSTAEITDIKSKVIEVAAKVLEAIGYGTVIMPTAKRLHMVKVWLPFVRVTKPLIDFVTTNSEDALPIKIDGELWQSLESTFVSIILALPSEDQAEILTEWLGSEHIQYPDLIEAFEVWCYRSKVAKRRLSLVTCNNGITHTL, encoded by the exons ATGGATTCTCCT GGTAATGAAACAGGGGTTCCTAGCAAGATTGGTGACCGATCAACAAGTGATGTAGTTGTGAGACTGCGAACACAGGATGGCCGAGATGATTGGATGTACTGTCACTCCCACCTACTCATAGAAAAAAGCAAGTATTTTGCTGACCGCCTCTCTGAGAATTGGCCGACATGTCAGATCCTTGACTCACGCAACTGTGTTGAAGTTTACTGCCATGAATCTGACTTTGACTATTATGTCAATGTCCTACGCCTTCTCTATGTTGGTGTAGATGGCTTAGATGTGGATGAAATCTGGCATGGTGTTAGAAATGCCCTTGGCATACTCCAGGTGGCTGTTGAGCTTGGTTGCCCACAAATTGTTACTGCTTGTGTAAAATACTTGGAAGCTGTCCCTTGGGAAGAGGCTGAGGAGgaggaaattttaaaaatcataccACGCATGGGATTGCAAGCAGAGCCCATTCTTGCCCGTCTGCAGCCAGTCAATCCATCAGCTATCATGGGGATTTTTTTCTCTGTCATCCGATTTGTCACATCATCCCCCCCTCCAGCCATGAGTGATCTTAAAACTTCAGCACAGGAGCAGCTTGAATACATGCTAACTGAAGATGATGATGCTCCTTTATTGACTGCTGATGATGGGATAAAATTCGAGGTGAAAGAATGTGTAAAGAACCTATTTTCCAGATTCAACAACCTTTTAGAAACTTTATTATGTGAACCTGTGGAATCGGTTTGTGAGGCAGGAATAATGCAGTCATTTCAATCCCATCTATCTGATTTGTCATGGGCTGGTCAGATATTGAATAAGCTGGAAATTATGAGAGAATTTGTCCACAACTGGGTTGATGCATCGGATAAGATAGTCAAGGTTGTTGAGCAAGCCAGTTCAACAGCTGAAATTACTGACATAAAGTCAAAGGTTATTGAAGTTGCAGCGAAAGTTTTAGAGGCAATTGGGTATGGCACTGTTATAATGCCAACTGCAAAACGGCTTCATATGGTGAAGGTGTGGCTTCCATTTGTGAGGGTCACAAAACCATTGATTGACTTTGTCACAACTAACAGCGAGGATGCTCTGCCAATTAAAATAGATGGTGAGCTGTGGCAATCCTTGGAATCCACATTTGTATCAATAATTCTTGCATTGCCGTCTGAGGACCAGGCAGAGATTTTAACTGAATGGTTAGGGAGTGAGCATATTCAGTATCCAGACCTGATTGAGGCATTTGAGGTGTGGTGTTACAGGTCCAAGGTTGCCAAGAGAAGACTATCATTAGTAACGTGCAACAATGGTATCACCCACACACTTTGA